A segment of the Oxyura jamaicensis isolate SHBP4307 breed ruddy duck chromosome 14 unlocalized genomic scaffold, BPBGC_Ojam_1.0 oxy14_random_OJ70726, whole genome shotgun sequence genome:
GTGGGCTGGGGTGGGCGCCGGGGGCCTCCCGGTGCGAGCCGGGACCGGGCGCCCCGCAGCTCCCGGCGGCGGCCACGGGCTCTCTCCGCAGATCAGCAGCAAGCGCTCGAGCAGCTTCAAGCGAGCCATTGCCAACGGGCAGCGAGCCCTGCCCCGGGACGGGCTGCTCGACGAGACCGGCCTGGGCTTCTACAAGCGCTTCGTCCGCTACGTGGCCTACGAGATCCTGCCCTGCGAGATGGACCGGCGCTGGTACTTCTACCAGCACCGCACGTGTCCCCCGCCCGTCTTCATGGCAGCCGTCACCCTCACCCAGGTGGGGGCTCGGCGGGGGGGCTGAGCCTGGCCGCGTCCTGGTGTCCTTGGGGGGCTCAgagcggggctggaggggacagATGGTGCTGGTTGTGGTGTCCCCGTGCCTATGGGGGGCTCCGACCTGGGGCCAATGGGATGGGTGACAGCAGTTGTGACGTCCCCGTGCCCCACACCTGGCTGGAGGGACTTGGGCGAGGGGTGGAGGTGACGGCCCCGTGGTTCCTCGCAGATCATCGTGTTCCTGTGCTACGGCGCCCGGCTGAACAAGTGGGTGCTGCAGACCTACCACCCCGAGTACATGAAGAGCCCCCTGGTCTACCACCCCGGGCACCGCGCCCGCGCCTGGCGCTTCCTCACCTACATGTTCATGCACGTGGGGTGAGTCCCTGCCGTCGGCACGGCTCCGCCGACCCGGGGTGCCCGGGGACGCTGGCCTGAGCCAACGCGTCCCCCGGTGTCCCCAACgcaggctggagcagctggggtTCAACGCCCTCCTGCAGCTGATGATCGGGGTGCCGCTGGAGATGGTGCACGGCATCCTGCGCATCAGCTTCCTCTACCTGGCCGGCGTCCTTGCAGGTGGGTGAGCGCCCGTGCTGGTCcctgtccccgctgtccccgctgtccccattgtccccgctgtccccgcagCCGGCAGGGTGGCCCCGCggggtggggctggggggcagcacGGAGCCCCCCCTGACAAGGCGCCGTGCCGCAGGCTCCCTCACCGTCTCCATCACGGACATGAGGGCACCCCTGGTCGGTGGCTCGGGGGGGGTCTATGCGCTCTGCTCGGCTCACCTCGCCAACGTCGTCATGGTCAGCGCCGGGGGCAAGAGGGGTGGGCGCTGGGGGGGCGGGGAGAACATGGGGTGGGTGTCGTTGGGGTGGGCATTGTTGGGGTGAGGCGTTGTTGGGGTGAGATTGTGGGGTTGGGCGTTGTTGGGGTGGGCATTGGGGCACAAGACTATGGGGGGGGTATCGTGGGGTGGCTCTGTGATGTGAGGTTGTGGGGTGGGCACCGTGGTGAGAGGTTGTGGGGCTGTCCCATGGGGTGGGCGCCATGGGGTGGGAGCCATGGAGTGAAATTTTAGAGCGGTCATCTTGGGGTGGGCAGCGTTCCCGTGGGAGCCATGGGATGTCATGTAAGATTATGGGGTGGGAATCATGGGTTGGGCATCATGGTATGAAATTGTGGGGTTTTATGACGGGGTGGGCATCGTGGGGTGGGCATCATGGTGTGAGATTGGGGGGGTGGGCACCATGGGGTGGGCATCACGGTGTGAGAGTGGGGGGGTGGGCACCGTGGGGTGGGCATCGTGGGGTGGGCATCACGGTGTGAGACTGGGGTCCGGGCACCATGCCAGGTCACGGGGGTGGCACTGTGAGCACGGTTTGGGTGTCGTGGGGCGCTGCTGGGGTGGCTCTGCAGGGGGAGCACCTTGGGGTGGCACCGTGGGGCGGGTGTGGGTGTGGAGCGGGGACCGGGGCGCTCCGTGGGGACAGGGCACGGCCCTACCGTGTGGGGCTCa
Coding sequences within it:
- the RHBDL1 gene encoding rhomboid-related protein 1, coding for GVGAGGLPVRAGTGRPAAPGGGHGLSPQISSKRSSSFKRAIANGQRALPRDGLLDETGLGFYKRFVRYVAYEILPCEMDRRWYFYQHRTCPPPVFMAAVTLTQIIVFLCYGARLNKWVLQTYHPEYMKSPLVYHPGHRARAWRFLTYMFMHVGLEQLGFNALLQLMIGVPLEMVHGILRISFLYLAGVLAGSLTVSITDMRAPLVGGSGGVYALCSAHLANVVMNWAGMRCPYKLLRMVLALVCMSSEVGRAVWLRFSPPLPASGPQPSFMAHLAGAIVGISMGLTILRSYEESLQDQCGWWVVLLSYGTFLLFAVFWNIFAYDLLGAQIP